A window of the Tiliqua scincoides isolate rTilSci1 chromosome 5, rTilSci1.hap2, whole genome shotgun sequence genome harbors these coding sequences:
- the LOC136652805 gene encoding olfactory receptor 13G1-like translates to MLVTTVGHSETNNQSVTEFILVGLTSSPGLQSLLLGAFAFIYAMALAGNLLLILAICTCKKLHTPMYFLLTNLSLVNVLSISVTTPKMLQNLGTHRKSISFYGCITQVYLFIWALVTELLILTFMAFDRYAAICHPLQYVIIMRKDMCVGITMSIWVVGLANSTFHLGFLLQLSFCRSNIINHFFCDLPPLLKLSCSDPSLNETLTSGAAVIFGVCTCGLTLTSYFFILRAIFTIHSTEGKKKAFSTCSSHLIVVSFYFSSAIYSYIRPTSSSSLEKDKLVSLLYTVVTPVLNPIVYSLRNKDVKEALKSLPGRGLLLWRPQV, encoded by the exons ATGTtg GTCACCACTGTTGGACACTCTGAAACAAATAATCAATCAGTTACAGAATTCATACTGGTTGGCCTAACCAGTTCACCTGGACTACAGTCACTGCTCTTAGGGGCATTTGCCTTCATCTACGCTATGGCACTAGCTGGGAACCTGCTTCTCATCCTTGCCATATGCACTTGCAAGAAactccacactcccatgtacttcctgCTCACTAACCTGTCCTTAGTGAATGTGTTGTCCATCTCAGTTACAACACCCAAAATGCTCCAGAATCTTGGAACCCACAGAAAAAGCATCTCCTTTTACGGCTGCATTACACAAGTCTACCTCTTCATTTGGGCTCTAGTGACCGAACTTCTCATCCTCACATTTATGGCTTTCGATCGTTATGCTGCTATCTGCCATCCTTTGCAGTATGTAATCATCATGAGGAAAGACATGTGTGTTGGAATAACTATGAGCATATGGGTTGTTGGACTGGCCAATTCTACATTTCATCTTGGTTTTTTGCTTCAATTGTCCTTCTGCAGATCTAATATCATTAATCACTTCTTCTGTGATCTTCCCCCACTATTGAAGCTTTCCTGCTCAGACCCCAGCCTGAATGAGACTCTGACTTCTGGGGCAGCTGTCATCTTTGGGGTCTGCACTTGTGGGTTGACTTTAACTTCATATTTTTTCATCCTGAGGGCCATATTCACAATCCACTCTACTGAAGGAAAGAAGAAAGCTTTCTCAACGTGTTCCTCTCATCTCATCGTAgttagtttttatttttcttcagccATTTATAGTTATATCAGGCCCACTTCAAGTTCTTCTCTTGAAAAAGACAAGTTGGTTTCCCTCCTTTATACAGTGGTAACCCCTGTACTTAACCCCATTGTATAttctctgagaaacaaagatgTGAAAGAGGCACTCAAGAGCCTTCCTGGAAGAGGTCTGCTGTTGTGGAGGCCACAAGTCTGA